The nucleotide window CTCTGCCAGCGATGGAATGCGGCTGATGCTTGCAAGTCGGTGGTGTTGCTTCCATGGCGCGTCACATGGTTGCTTTCATTGTGGCACAACATGTGTTTGATCGATCCAACGGTTGCGAGAGGAAGGATCCGACGGCCCGCCACCCAACTGATTTCCAAAAGAAATATGTCAGGCTGATTTACAGCAGCCGCCTTTGTCTATATACTACTTTACATATTTGCGCTTCGTTGATCAATGATAACAGCTATGGTCTAAATAGAAGAAAGTGCTAGGCGACAATAAAATCCGGCGAGTTGAGGGCATCTATAATAGACTATTTATAAGTTACTAGCAAGAGAGCCCGTGTGTTGTAGATGCTCTTACCGGCGCTATGACCATGAAGGGGATTGCAATGCTTGGTGACACCGAATAGGCGCCAGGAGCTTTTTGTTATTTTGTCTTTGCCTAGGAGCTTTTCTGTGAATAGGGAGGCAGATGTCCTCACCGTTTTTATCTAGCTGACTAGTTCTGAATCCTGATATTTCTCGTCCAGAACAATGAGTGGACACGGCTCAGTCCATGCAGGGGCCGACTTCAGTTCGTTATAAAAGTTGGCCGACATCAAGACGCATGTGGCCACCCAGCCTAAACAATCCCTATCGAATCGAACCCAGCCTAAACAATCCATCCACTCAGCAACGGCGCAACTGCAGTTGATCCACATCCATCCCACCGACACCCCGTCCCTGTCCGCCAGCGAGCATCGTGCGGCGGCTATATAATCCCGCTCGCTCACCACCATAAGCAAAGCAACTAGAAGAAGCTAGTAGCAACTCTATACTATATCAAGATGAATCTCGCCAAGGAGAAGGTGAAGGACGCGGCAAGCGCGGCCAAGGCCAAGGCCAAGATCACGCAGGCCAAGGTAGCCGAGAAGACAGaagcggcgacggcgaggtcacACGACGAGCGTGAGCTGGCGCACGAGCGGGGCAAGGCCAAGGTCGCCGCCGCCGAGGCGGAGCTGTACCAGGCCAAGGTGACCCACCGCGAGGAGGCCATGGAGCACCGCCTTCACAAGCGCGGGCACAAGCACGGCGGCGGTCACTGATGTGAGCCTGACGGCTGGCCGTAAGGCTATGAAGATGGACTGTACATGCATCGTTCATGCGAGCAAGCCAGCCTATACTGGTTTCTACTGTTTTTccaaaaaccaaaaatcccattGCAAATCTGTGTTGATTGACGTCGGGCTTAATTTGGAGAGGTGACAGCTGCCTGCCCCATGTGCATATGTATATATGTACTGTATGTCTTATGCGTTTTTGGCTTCTTGAATAATTAATACTGCCTTTCATAGTCATACTTGCGGTCGCAAATCAATGAATTACAGTTTTCTATAGACTGAGCTCCATGGCATCCCTTATCCTCGCCCCTCCAACATTGCTTTCAGATCTATGCTAGCCAACTAACCTACTATATGAAAgtttctcttttctttctctaGAATGAAACAACATATGGACTTCAAACTTTGCAAGTCAAACAAACTTTAGAATCTCAATTGTGAAAAACCTTTCATATTTTTTGATCCGACATAAACATACAAAATGAGATTTTTGTTTAGTGAAAAACAAAAGTGATTTTAAGTATTTAAGATGCATGAAAAAATATGGAAGTTTTCTCCCACATTGTAGTTAGAATCTTTTGTTGTCCTGCAAAATTTAAAATTTATATATTGTTTTGTTTAAGAAAAACAAAAGACAAAAGAACCTGCACGAATCCCGATG belongs to Triticum urartu cultivar G1812 chromosome 7, Tu2.1, whole genome shotgun sequence and includes:
- the LOC125523250 gene encoding late embryogenesis abundant protein 6-like, producing MNLAKEKVKDAASAAKAKAKITQAKVAEKTEAATARSHDERELAHERGKAKVAAAEAELYQAKVTHREEAMEHRLHKRGHKHGGGH